In Paenibacillus hexagrammi, the following are encoded in one genomic region:
- a CDS encoding ROK family transcriptional regulator, translated as MKQTGDLNLVKKINKSIVLHHIRTNSPISRARIAEVTGLTKATVSSLVNELIESSLVEEIGVGQSSGGRKPMMLLFNGTAGYAIGLDLGVQDCLAVLTDLTGKVIEEYIIEHNNDSVDNVVNVLKSCISELIGRAPESVYGIVGIGIGLPGICDDEGNLLFAPNLGWENVPLQHIIEKEFGIPVVIDNEANAGAVGEREFGAGKDTANLIYISIGIGIGAGIIIKGELYRGATGFSGEIGHISIQHDGPKCRCGSLGCWELYASEHALLQQARELSLPGGEDAIDVDELLKLADEGNPAVIQLFERLGYYLGIGVVNVINGYNPEFIILGGRLTGAEKWLKKPMMAVLERRSLPHPRKQLSVEFSQLDVRSAVLGASSLAVAKFFADAEVTVERS; from the coding sequence ATGAAGCAAACAGGGGATCTCAACCTGGTTAAGAAAATAAATAAATCCATCGTGCTTCACCATATCCGCACCAATTCGCCGATCTCCCGCGCACGAATCGCCGAAGTGACAGGACTGACCAAGGCGACCGTTTCAAGCCTCGTGAACGAGCTGATCGAAAGCAGCCTTGTTGAGGAAATCGGCGTCGGGCAGTCCAGCGGCGGGCGTAAGCCGATGATGCTGCTGTTTAACGGCACCGCAGGTTACGCAATCGGCTTGGACCTTGGGGTGCAGGATTGTCTGGCGGTGCTGACCGATTTAACCGGCAAGGTGATTGAGGAGTATATCATTGAACATAACAATGACTCGGTAGATAACGTGGTTAACGTGCTTAAGTCGTGCATCAGCGAGCTGATTGGTAGGGCTCCGGAGAGCGTCTACGGCATTGTGGGCATCGGCATCGGACTGCCGGGCATCTGCGATGATGAAGGCAACCTGCTGTTCGCCCCAAATTTAGGATGGGAGAACGTCCCTCTGCAGCACATCATTGAGAAGGAATTCGGCATTCCCGTTGTCATCGATAATGAAGCGAATGCAGGCGCGGTAGGAGAGCGGGAATTCGGAGCCGGCAAAGATACGGCCAATCTGATTTATATCAGCATCGGTATCGGCATCGGAGCCGGAATTATTATTAAAGGGGAGCTGTATCGAGGGGCGACCGGATTCTCCGGCGAAATCGGGCACATCTCCATTCAGCATGACGGGCCCAAGTGCCGCTGCGGCAGCCTAGGCTGCTGGGAGCTGTATGCTTCCGAGCATGCGCTCCTGCAGCAGGCGCGCGAACTGTCCTTGCCGGGCGGCGAAGATGCTATCGATGTGGATGAATTGCTGAAGCTGGCAGATGAAGGCAACCCGGCTGTCATCCAGCTGTTCGAGCGGCTGGGTTACTACTTGGGCATCGGGGTCGTCAATGTGATTAACGGCTACAATCCAGAATTCATTATCCTTGGCGGGAGGCTTACGGGAGCGGAGAAATGGCTGAAGAAGCCGATGATGGCTGTGCTCGAGCGAAGAAGCCTGCCTCATCCGAGGAAGCAGCTGTCCGTTGAGTTTTCTCAATTGGATGTGCGATCAGCTGTATTGGGGGCATCGTCTCTGGCGGTGGCAAAGTTCTTTGCCGACGCTGAGGTTACGGTGGAGCGGAGCTAA
- a CDS encoding MEDS domain-containing protein gives MQQISLTQQLNINNGSHILYFYSTPEGYLQNAVSYIKAGLELNQHVIFIDSEERIVHVRGMLQRELKEEQWAFIHFVNNYEFYRMYDDFRFEKILQNLSDMIQPYIEGQLEIRLWGHVDWRMQDSIQSKLNLYECKCDLTLAELGYLTVCAYDGSQVPASIQLDMMRCHEYMMTDHELIVSNLYRQGKQENRTLFPSLSVQAELQSEMDLYKQKLDFVHVVSHEVRNPLTVIKAYASLVQNKLEDSGDREKLKAICDYVDEIDNEITHIINTEQMLSADSFWRKKLILPYNLLLEVVQIMEVKGRTQNIKLHTDFQLTGRETIVANAIGFKLIVSNLLSNAIKYSNEGDHVTFEVKRSGGSLALVVEDHGIGMTEEQMKLLFRKYEKFNEERSGQGIGLFMVKKIVDHFGGKIDVKSKPGVGTCITVTLPIAN, from the coding sequence ATGCAGCAAATATCACTGACACAGCAGCTCAACATCAATAATGGTTCTCATATTCTCTATTTTTATAGTACTCCGGAAGGATACCTTCAGAATGCTGTGTCCTATATCAAAGCTGGCTTGGAGCTGAACCAGCATGTCATTTTTATTGATAGCGAAGAAAGAATTGTGCACGTACGAGGGATGCTTCAAAGAGAACTGAAAGAAGAGCAGTGGGCATTCATTCATTTTGTAAATAATTATGAGTTTTACCGCATGTATGACGATTTCCGGTTCGAAAAAATTCTCCAAAACCTAAGTGACATGATCCAGCCTTATATCGAAGGCCAATTGGAGATTAGGCTGTGGGGGCATGTAGATTGGCGCATGCAAGACAGCATTCAGAGTAAGTTGAATTTATATGAATGCAAATGTGATCTGACACTCGCAGAATTAGGCTATTTAACGGTTTGTGCTTATGATGGGTCTCAGGTGCCTGCCAGCATTCAGCTAGATATGATGAGATGCCATGAATATATGATGACGGATCATGAACTGATCGTTTCCAACTTGTACAGGCAGGGCAAGCAGGAGAATAGAACGCTGTTTCCCTCACTGTCCGTGCAAGCGGAGCTGCAGTCCGAAATGGATTTGTACAAACAAAAGCTGGACTTTGTTCACGTTGTTTCCCATGAAGTGCGTAATCCCTTGACGGTTATCAAGGCATATGCCTCCCTCGTGCAGAACAAGCTGGAGGACTCTGGGGACCGCGAGAAGCTTAAAGCGATTTGCGACTATGTCGATGAGATTGATAATGAAATAACGCATATTATTAATACCGAACAGATGCTGTCTGCAGATTCATTTTGGCGAAAAAAGCTGATTCTTCCCTACAACTTGCTTCTGGAAGTTGTACAAATCATGGAGGTAAAGGGGAGAACGCAGAACATCAAGCTGCACACGGATTTTCAATTAACTGGCAGGGAAACCATTGTTGCTAATGCCATTGGCTTTAAACTGATTGTCTCCAATTTGCTGAGTAATGCTATCAAATACAGCAACGAAGGGGATCATGTTACTTTCGAGGTCAAAAGGTCCGGAGGTAGCTTGGCGCTAGTGGTGGAGGATCACGGCATCGGGATGACAGAGGAGCAGATGAAGCTGCTGTTCCGCAAATATGAGAAGTTTAATGAAGAACGAAGCGGGCAAGGGATCGGGCTATTCATGGTCAAAAAGATCGTGGATCACTTTGGCGGAAAGATCGATGTGAAAAGTAAGCCGGGGGTAGGCACCTGTATTACGGTTACACTGCCTATAGCGAATTGA
- the nirD gene encoding nitrite reductase small subunit NirD has translation MKRIHVGHVTEIGEKRSRVVRVGALEIAMFKLSDGSIKAIENRCPHKAGKLSEGIVCDHHVFCPLHDWKIDLHNGVVQAPDEGCVASFRVEKDEASGELYVHIEEEKILAS, from the coding sequence ATGAAACGGATCCACGTGGGCCATGTAACGGAAATCGGGGAAAAAAGATCGAGAGTAGTTCGGGTCGGAGCCTTGGAAATCGCGATGTTTAAACTGTCGGATGGAAGCATTAAGGCCATTGAAAATCGCTGTCCGCACAAGGCGGGAAAGCTGTCGGAAGGCATTGTGTGCGATCATCATGTGTTTTGTCCGCTTCATGATTGGAAGATTGATTTGCATAACGGTGTCGTGCAAGCGCCGGATGAAGGCTGCGTTGCATCCTTTCGGGTAGAGAAGGACGAAGCAAGCGGGGAGCTGTACGTGCATATTGAAGAGGAAAAGATCCTTGCCTCATAA
- a CDS encoding CBO0543 family protein, with protein MPLTIERIILSIVWLLCVVALCLVPRHKRREAQMSFLFMQFVSWILGLVVVEQGWLLYPDRELQKNMTSFTFEFFAYPTVAVYLNLYYPKEKSAALRFFYILLFPIGISVPEIFIEKYTKLIDYVTWKWYWTFLSVWVTLYLSHGFHWWYFKKGQRHRISGM; from the coding sequence GTGCCCCTTACCATAGAGCGAATTATTCTTTCCATCGTATGGCTGCTGTGCGTGGTTGCGCTCTGCCTTGTGCCCAGGCACAAAAGACGCGAAGCGCAGATGAGCTTTCTTTTTATGCAATTTGTAAGCTGGATCTTGGGTTTGGTTGTTGTTGAACAGGGCTGGCTCCTCTATCCAGATAGAGAGCTGCAAAAGAACATGACAAGCTTCACCTTTGAGTTCTTTGCTTACCCGACAGTGGCGGTCTACTTGAACTTGTATTATCCGAAAGAGAAAAGCGCAGCGTTACGGTTTTTTTACATCCTCCTATTTCCGATTGGCATTAGCGTTCCCGAGATATTCATTGAAAAATATACAAAGCTCATTGATTATGTGACATGGAAGTGGTATTGGACGTTTTTAAGCGTTTGGGTGACGCTGTATCTATCGCATGGCTTTCATTGGTGGTACTTTAAAAAAGGTCAGAGGCATCGCATCTCCGGTATGTAG
- the xylA gene encoding xylose isomerase, giving the protein MGYFGNVSTIKYEGKSSTNPLSFKFYNPDQVVLGKTMREHLRFAVAYWHSFSADGSDPFGSGTMQRSWNQYSGMDLAKARVEACFELLNILDVDYFAFHDRDIAPEGATLQETNKNLDEIVGLIKDNMKSSGKKLLWNTANMFTNPRFVHGAATTNNADVFAYAAAQVKKALEHGKELGAENYVFWGGREGYETLLNTDLGLELDNLARFLHMAVDYAKEIGFDAQFLIEPKPKEPSKHQYDFDAQTTLSFLQKYDLLPHFKLNLEANHATLAGHTFEHELRVARINGVLGSIDANQGDLLLGWDTDEFPTDLYSTTFAMYEILLNEGGIGRGGVNFDAKVRRTSFEPIDVVHAHIAGMDSFARGLQVAAKMIEDRVFDNILDTRYGSFKSGIGADIVAGKANFKTLEAYALQNNNIVNQSGRLEQIKATVNQYIINA; this is encoded by the coding sequence ATGGGCTACTTTGGTAACGTATCAACGATTAAGTACGAAGGCAAATCTTCTACGAATCCGCTTTCTTTTAAATTTTACAACCCAGACCAAGTCGTGTTGGGCAAGACTATGCGTGAGCACCTGCGCTTTGCAGTTGCATACTGGCACTCCTTCTCCGCAGACGGCTCCGACCCGTTCGGTAGCGGTACTATGCAGCGTTCCTGGAATCAATATTCCGGTATGGACCTGGCGAAAGCACGCGTTGAAGCTTGCTTCGAGCTTTTGAACATCCTTGATGTTGATTATTTTGCTTTCCATGACCGCGATATCGCTCCAGAAGGCGCTACACTGCAAGAAACAAACAAAAACCTGGATGAAATCGTCGGTTTGATCAAAGACAACATGAAATCCAGCGGCAAAAAGCTGCTGTGGAACACAGCTAACATGTTCACGAACCCTCGCTTTGTTCACGGCGCAGCTACTACGAACAATGCTGACGTATTCGCTTATGCAGCGGCACAAGTGAAAAAAGCGCTTGAGCACGGTAAAGAACTCGGCGCTGAGAACTATGTATTCTGGGGCGGTCGCGAAGGCTACGAGACTCTGCTGAACACAGACCTTGGTCTTGAGCTTGATAACCTGGCTCGCTTCCTGCATATGGCTGTTGATTATGCAAAAGAAATCGGCTTCGATGCTCAGTTCCTGATCGAACCTAAGCCTAAAGAGCCTTCCAAGCACCAATACGACTTCGATGCTCAAACAACGCTTTCGTTCCTGCAAAAGTATGATCTGCTGCCACACTTCAAGCTGAACCTGGAGGCAAACCACGCAACACTGGCTGGCCACACGTTTGAGCATGAGCTCCGCGTAGCCCGCATCAATGGTGTGCTTGGCTCCATCGACGCCAACCAAGGCGATTTGCTGCTCGGATGGGATACTGATGAGTTCCCTACGGATCTGTATTCTACGACATTTGCTATGTACGAAATCCTTCTTAACGAAGGCGGAATCGGCCGCGGCGGCGTAAACTTCGACGCGAAGGTTCGCCGTACATCCTTCGAGCCGATCGACGTTGTGCATGCACACATTGCAGGTATGGATTCCTTCGCCCGCGGCTTGCAAGTTGCTGCCAAAATGATCGAAGACCGCGTGTTCGATAACATTCTCGATACTCGCTACGGTTCCTTCAAATCCGGTATCGGTGCTGACATCGTAGCCGGTAAAGCCAACTTCAAGACTTTGGAAGCTTACGCGCTTCAAAACAACAACATTGTCAACCAGTCCGGACGTCTTGAGCAGATTAAGGCGACAGTTAACCAATACATCATCAACGCTTAA
- the nirB gene encoding nitrite reductase large subunit NirB — protein sequence MGKQRLVVIGNGMAGVRCVEEILAHGRDRFDIQIFGGEPHPNYNRIMLSKVLQGDTTVADITINDWQWYRDNGITLHAGDPVIHLDTARRLVVSEQGRTVPYDKLILATGSLPFMLPLPGADKSGVTAFRDIRDCNKMVEASKEYRKAVVIGGGLLGLEAARGLLNLGMDVHVVHIHHYLMERQLDFTAAGMLRKELESQGMKFLLEKHTERIIGKKRVEGLQFKDGSKVEADLVVMAVGVRPNIQLAQDSWIETNRAIVVNDYMETNVPDVYAVGECAEHRGMVYGLVAPLYEQGKVLAKRICGLETEGYAGSTLYSQLKVSGVEVFSAGEIRDSEVSTSLQIYDGIRNTYKKVFVRDNKIVGAVLFGDSSEGNQLLGYIKQQADVSVLDEGKAGSAGGGADEAYAESLPLTATVCSCNGVSKGAILDAVREGGCATVEDIRACTRASGTCGGCKPLVTAMLQLALRSKDAPPPAKLTVCGCTPHSHEELRAAVRSAAFASAREAMDALGWGTPDGCGICRPAVRYYVGLAQSAAGRRQGEAAVQLPAASLLANGTYAVRPRMYGGVTSAEQLRRIAGAIEKYAIPVAKLTGGGYLELLGIDAAVAAAVSAEVGLPGVAAAGGTGAGAPAGYAASTSAVEAVAAAAVNGNIDAGVAAGSTTNRNSRLVADVGATANSNSGLVADVGDTANSNSRLVADVGATANRNSGAVADVGATANRNSGAVADVGSTANSNAGVAANATHALGTPIEAASVELPYWLSSPLSASYGRTVGTVATCAGLGYDHGAQRDSVGLGARLERRLEQLPMPAAVSVAVSASPLHRAGSLAKDLGLVGAPAGWEIYVGGSSGIKIRQGELLCTEPSDEEALDVASAYLQWYREEADYGETTAQWTERKGITGIREGLFDLHFRAELMTRMKVKLKSEEGAPVRGVGLSHDACQLHESANTQRIAAWSR from the coding sequence ATGGGGAAACAAAGGCTGGTTGTCATTGGAAACGGTATGGCCGGCGTGCGCTGTGTGGAAGAGATCTTAGCGCATGGGCGCGATCGATTTGATATTCAGATATTCGGCGGAGAGCCGCATCCGAACTACAATCGGATCATGCTGTCCAAGGTGCTTCAAGGAGATACGACCGTCGCGGATATTACGATCAATGATTGGCAGTGGTATCGTGACAATGGTATTACTCTACATGCAGGAGATCCGGTTATTCATTTGGATACGGCCAGGCGCTTAGTTGTTAGTGAGCAGGGACGTACGGTTCCATACGACAAGCTGATTCTTGCGACGGGGTCGCTGCCCTTTATGCTGCCGCTGCCAGGCGCGGATAAATCGGGAGTTACTGCGTTTCGGGATATCCGTGATTGCAACAAGATGGTGGAGGCTTCTAAAGAATATCGGAAAGCTGTCGTCATTGGAGGCGGTTTGCTTGGCCTGGAGGCCGCACGCGGTTTGCTGAATCTGGGCATGGATGTTCATGTCGTGCACATTCACCATTATTTGATGGAACGGCAGTTGGATTTCACGGCGGCGGGGATGCTGCGTAAAGAGCTGGAAAGCCAAGGGATGAAATTTCTGCTCGAGAAACATACCGAGCGAATTATCGGCAAGAAGCGGGTAGAAGGGCTTCAATTCAAGGATGGGAGCAAGGTAGAGGCTGATCTGGTCGTTATGGCCGTAGGTGTACGTCCTAATATTCAGCTTGCGCAGGATAGCTGGATTGAAACGAACCGGGCTATCGTGGTCAATGATTATATGGAGACCAATGTGCCTGATGTTTACGCCGTTGGAGAATGTGCCGAGCACCGCGGAATGGTGTACGGTCTCGTCGCCCCCCTCTATGAACAGGGCAAGGTGCTGGCGAAACGCATTTGTGGGCTTGAGACGGAAGGCTATGCAGGTTCGACACTGTATTCGCAGCTTAAGGTTTCAGGTGTTGAGGTGTTCTCAGCGGGGGAAATCCGTGATTCGGAGGTCTCCACGTCTTTGCAGATATATGACGGCATTCGCAATACGTACAAGAAGGTTTTTGTTCGCGATAACAAAATTGTTGGCGCGGTGCTATTTGGTGACAGCAGCGAAGGTAATCAGCTGCTGGGCTATATCAAGCAGCAGGCGGACGTGTCCGTGCTGGACGAAGGTAAGGCAGGCTCAGCGGGTGGCGGCGCCGATGAGGCGTATGCCGAGTCGCTGCCGCTGACAGCGACCGTCTGCTCCTGCAATGGCGTCAGTAAAGGCGCCATTCTGGACGCCGTGCGCGAGGGCGGCTGCGCGACGGTCGAGGACATACGCGCCTGCACGCGCGCGTCCGGCACCTGCGGCGGCTGCAAGCCGCTTGTAACGGCGATGCTGCAGCTCGCCTTGCGCAGCAAGGACGCGCCGCCGCCGGCGAAATTGACCGTGTGCGGCTGCACGCCGCACAGCCATGAGGAGCTGCGCGCAGCGGTGCGCAGCGCAGCATTTGCCTCAGCGCGCGAAGCGATGGACGCGCTGGGCTGGGGCACGCCGGACGGCTGCGGCATCTGCCGCCCGGCCGTGCGCTACTACGTCGGCCTGGCGCAGAGCGCAGCGGGCCGACGTCAGGGCGAAGCCGCCGTGCAGCTGCCGGCGGCCAGCCTGCTCGCGAACGGCACGTATGCCGTTCGGCCCCGCATGTACGGCGGCGTGACGAGCGCCGAGCAGCTGCGGCGGATCGCCGGCGCGATCGAGAAGTACGCCATTCCGGTGGCGAAGCTGACCGGCGGTGGCTATCTCGAGCTGCTCGGCATCGACGCCGCAGTGGCGGCCGCCGTCAGCGCTGAGGTGGGGCTGCCGGGAGTGGCGGCTGCCGGCGGCACTGGGGCAGGGGCTCCTGCGGGTTACGCAGCCAGTACCAGTGCTGTAGAGGCGGTAGCCGCAGCAGCGGTCAATGGCAACATCGACGCAGGAGTCGCCGCAGGTTCTACAACCAACAGAAACTCCAGGCTAGTAGCTGACGTGGGTGCTACAGCCAATAGCAACTCCGGGCTAGTAGCTGACGTGGGTGATACAGCCAATAGCAACTCCAGGCTAGTAGCTGACGTGGGTGCTACAGCCAACAGAAACTCCGGGGCAGTAGCTGACGTGGGTGCTACAGCCAACAGAAACTCCGGGGCAGTAGCTGACGTGGGTTCTACAGCTAACAGCAACGCCGGAGTGGCAGCCAACGCGACTCATGCTCTAGGAACGCCAATAGAAGCTGCGTCCGTGGAGTTACCCTACTGGCTCTCTTCCCCACTTTCAGCATCGTATGGAAGAACCGTCGGCACGGTAGCCACCTGTGCCGGATTGGGCTACGACCACGGCGCTCAGCGCGACTCCGTCGGGCTGGGAGCCCGCCTCGAGCGCAGGCTCGAGCAATTGCCGATGCCAGCAGCCGTTAGCGTTGCTGTCTCGGCTAGCCCGCTGCATCGGGCTGGTTCGCTAGCCAAGGATCTTGGCCTGGTCGGAGCGCCTGCCGGCTGGGAGATCTACGTGGGCGGCAGCTCAGGCATAAAGATCCGCCAAGGCGAGCTGCTTTGTACAGAGCCTTCGGATGAGGAGGCGTTGGATGTGGCATCAGCGTACCTGCAGTGGTACCGGGAAGAGGCAGATTACGGCGAGACAACCGCGCAATGGACGGAGCGCAAGGGGATTACCGGAATTCGGGAGGGGCTCTTTGACCTTCATTTTCGTGCTGAACTGATGACAAGAATGAAGGTTAAGCTAAAGTCGGAAGAAGGAGCCCCAGTGCGAGGAGTGGGGTTGTCGCATGACGCCTGTCAGTTACATGAGTCTGCTAATACGCAGCGAATCGCTGCTTGGAGTAGGTGA
- a CDS encoding CBO0543 family protein, whose product MERLVLICVWGVCAAAALLFIPRHRIREAMPYFFFNQLLTWVISLLLVEFGLLDNPVREFPLATGSNFTNNYILYPLIATMFCLYYPVHSRWLSRVGYQLLFIAGPNLYIYFIALYTQLLLMKSYSMWMNVLIFFAGMNATRLYGNWFLQKSLLKGTS is encoded by the coding sequence TTGGAGCGGTTAGTGCTTATATGCGTGTGGGGAGTCTGTGCTGCTGCGGCGCTTCTGTTCATTCCCAGGCATCGAATTCGAGAGGCGATGCCGTATTTCTTTTTCAATCAATTGCTGACGTGGGTAATCAGTTTGCTGCTCGTGGAATTTGGTTTATTGGACAATCCTGTTCGTGAATTTCCCTTGGCAACCGGGAGCAACTTTACGAACAACTACATCCTATACCCTCTAATTGCAACGATGTTTTGCTTGTATTACCCCGTGCATTCCCGATGGTTATCGAGGGTGGGGTATCAGCTGCTGTTTATTGCGGGGCCCAATTTATACATATACTTCATTGCACTGTACACACAATTGTTGCTTATGAAAAGCTACAGTATGTGGATGAACGTACTTATTTTTTTCGCTGGCATGAATGCAACGCGTCTATATGGAAATTGGTTTTTGCAGAAGTCCCTGCTGAAAGGAACGTCATGA
- the nasC gene encoding assimilatory nitrate reductase catalytic subunit NasC, with translation MSTIVEHQVEQNGVRVMDTQCPFCSVQCKMQIIEERGAGESRPSYQVIPKPNAASEGRLCIKGMNAYQHVLTGERIEYPLLKKDGRFERVSWEEAYEAIVRRFTQLRSLYGQHSIGLYGGGSLTNESAYLLGKFARVGLRTKYIDYNGRFCMSAAASAGVKVFGMDRGLTNPLSDIERADCIILAGTNIAECQPTLMPYFTRAKEKGAFLIAIDPRETGTTRMADLHLRVRPGMDATLANGMLKVLLEEGLTDEAFIQNRTEGFAELKEHLDSLELAEIAELSGVPEGLIRKAAFAYGKASTGMIFTARGVEQQTDGHMAVRNFLNLILLTGKIGRPGCGYGAVTGQGNGQGGREHGQKADQLPGYRLIENPEDRAYVAGVWGIDPAELPGKGVSAYEMMQKVHEQEIRALFVMGSNPIVSNPNANFVEEGLKKLDFLVIADFLMSETAQLADLILPATAYLENTGTMTNLEGRVLLREASRPASGEAKHDWQILCDLASRLDRAAFFPFADAEEIFEELRLASRGGTADYYGITYDRLRQEEGVYWPCPEPGHPGAERLFEESFPLASRKAYLTPVENHLPKELISPDYPLFLTTGRVLTQYLTGVQTRRSPALAARDVESFVEIHPSTARKYRLEEGTLVAVASRRGEIYVRCRFSSDIREDTVFVPMHWGDTQNVNKITLDALDPTCRMPGFKVCAVHVTPFLLNEMA, from the coding sequence ATGAGTACCATTGTGGAGCATCAAGTCGAACAAAATGGGGTTCGGGTCATGGATACGCAGTGTCCATTTTGCAGTGTTCAGTGCAAAATGCAGATTATTGAAGAGAGAGGCGCTGGAGAGAGCCGTCCTTCCTATCAGGTCATCCCGAAGCCGAATGCGGCTTCGGAGGGGCGTTTGTGCATCAAGGGCATGAATGCCTACCAGCATGTCCTGACTGGAGAGCGGATTGAGTATCCGCTGCTCAAGAAGGACGGCCGGTTCGAGCGTGTCTCTTGGGAGGAGGCCTATGAGGCTATCGTCCGCCGATTCACTCAGCTTCGCAGTTTGTATGGCCAACATTCCATCGGGCTTTACGGAGGGGGCTCGCTTACGAATGAATCGGCTTATTTGCTTGGGAAATTCGCGCGTGTCGGCCTGCGGACGAAGTATATCGACTACAATGGCCGATTCTGTATGTCTGCGGCTGCATCTGCTGGCGTCAAGGTGTTCGGGATGGACCGAGGACTGACGAACCCGTTATCCGACATTGAACGGGCCGATTGCATCATCCTGGCGGGCACGAATATTGCGGAATGCCAGCCGACGCTGATGCCTTATTTTACGAGAGCCAAAGAAAAGGGAGCGTTCCTTATCGCGATCGATCCCCGCGAAACGGGCACGACCCGCATGGCAGACCTGCATCTTCGGGTGCGTCCGGGTATGGATGCCACCTTGGCGAATGGCATGCTGAAGGTGCTGCTGGAGGAGGGGCTGACAGACGAAGCGTTTATTCAAAATCGCACGGAAGGCTTTGCAGAGCTGAAGGAGCATTTGGATAGCTTGGAGCTGGCCGAAATAGCCGAGTTGTCCGGCGTGCCCGAAGGTTTGATCCGCAAAGCGGCGTTTGCGTACGGGAAGGCGTCAACCGGCATGATCTTCACGGCTAGAGGCGTCGAGCAGCAGACCGACGGACATATGGCCGTACGCAATTTTCTGAACCTCATCCTGCTAACCGGTAAAATCGGCAGGCCTGGTTGCGGCTACGGCGCAGTAACCGGACAGGGCAACGGCCAAGGAGGGAGAGAGCACGGGCAGAAGGCCGACCAGCTTCCCGGCTACCGGCTGATTGAAAATCCGGAGGACCGCGCTTATGTAGCCGGTGTATGGGGGATCGACCCTGCTGAGCTTCCGGGCAAAGGTGTCTCTGCCTATGAAATGATGCAGAAGGTACACGAGCAGGAAATTCGCGCACTCTTCGTCATGGGATCGAATCCTATTGTTTCGAATCCGAATGCTAATTTTGTGGAGGAAGGGCTCAAGAAGCTGGATTTTCTGGTTATCGCGGACTTCCTTATGTCAGAGACGGCGCAGCTCGCTGATCTAATCCTACCGGCAACGGCATACTTGGAGAACACCGGAACCATGACGAATCTGGAGGGGCGGGTGCTGCTTCGAGAAGCGAGCCGTCCTGCAAGTGGGGAGGCAAAGCATGATTGGCAAATTCTCTGTGATCTGGCATCCAGACTGGATCGAGCCGCATTCTTTCCCTTTGCTGATGCGGAGGAAATCTTCGAGGAGCTTCGCTTAGCCAGTCGTGGGGGCACGGCGGACTATTACGGCATTACCTATGATCGGCTGAGACAGGAAGAAGGCGTATACTGGCCATGTCCTGAACCGGGCCATCCGGGGGCCGAACGGTTATTTGAGGAGTCCTTCCCTCTCGCAAGCAGGAAAGCTTATCTGACTCCGGTTGAGAATCATCTGCCGAAGGAGCTGATTAGTCCCGACTACCCGTTATTTCTGACGACGGGAAGAGTGCTAACCCAGTACCTGACGGGAGTACAGACCAGACGAAGTCCTGCGCTTGCTGCAAGAGATGTGGAGTCGTTTGTGGAAATCCATCCAAGCACGGCTCGGAAATATCGTTTGGAGGAAGGTACTCTTGTCGCAGTGGCCTCCAGAAGAGGCGAAATTTATGTGCGCTGCCGCTTTAGCAGCGACATTCGTGAGGATACCGTATTCGTGCCCATGCACTGGGGAGATACGCAGAACGTGAATAAAATTACCCTGGACGCCCTTGATCCGACGTGCCGAATGCCCGGCTTCAAGGTGTGTGCGGTCCATGTAACTCCGTTTTTACTGAATGAAATGGCGTAG
- a CDS encoding DinB family protein, with protein sequence MNTIEYLTQLEELSQHYVKELDSFTLEQLQAQPSEQEWSLGQMYMHLIQTALRMQIRNIELCSSQDIAPGQQAGEKSEAGQAVFSSGAFPPIRIQVPPSPEYTPQQPESKEQIIQGLHAVQEKMRAIEPTLDAIDPQRTAAHPRLGALQAKEWFALVVMHYRHHLQQKDRLKAFLTAGV encoded by the coding sequence ATGAATACCATTGAATATTTAACACAATTGGAAGAACTATCACAGCACTATGTAAAGGAGCTGGATTCGTTCACATTGGAGCAGCTGCAAGCTCAACCAAGCGAACAAGAATGGTCATTAGGTCAAATGTATATGCATCTTATCCAAACAGCTCTCCGCATGCAGATCCGTAATATTGAGTTATGCAGCAGTCAGGACATAGCTCCTGGTCAGCAAGCGGGAGAGAAATCGGAAGCTGGGCAAGCCGTATTCTCGTCAGGGGCATTCCCTCCCATCCGCATTCAGGTACCGCCTTCACCGGAGTACACGCCTCAGCAACCGGAGTCTAAAGAACAGATCATTCAGGGACTCCATGCCGTTCAAGAAAAAATGCGTGCCATAGAGCCTACTCTGGACGCCATTGATCCTCAGCGCACAGCAGCACATCCGCGACTAGGCGCACTACAAGCGAAAGAGTGGTTCGCGCTTGTCGTCATGCATTACCGCCACCACCTACAGCAAAAGGATCGGCTGAAAGCATTCTTAACGGCGGGCGTATGA